The Oncorhynchus tshawytscha isolate Ot180627B linkage group LG16, Otsh_v2.0, whole genome shotgun sequence nucleotide sequence TGCTCTTAGCAGGAGGATCCTCCTGTATGTCCTCCAGCTCCACCGTGGTCTCAGGGATGGGGTAATCTGCGACCAGTAGAGTCTGCTCCATCACATCTGTCACATTGAAGCTATGCCCAGTCATACCCAAACCCTGGCTGATGGACATCACATCCACCTGGCCATGTCCCTGTGCCACCCCAACCTGGGTAAAGCCCACTTGGTCCTGGTTAAAGCCCACATCTATCTGCCCTTGGCTGGACACCACCTCCTCCGTAAGGGGCTGGATCACCACCCTGAGGATGTCACTGGCTCCTAGTACAGTTCCAGGTCCAGGTATAGGtccagagacaggaacagagactgGGACACTGGGTCCAGAGACAGGCGCTGGCCCCTCGGGTGTCTCCTTCTCAGTGGGTGGTATCTGTGAGGGGCTAGTCTCATCCTGCAACCCCACGTCCTTTACTATCAGGTTCCGTAGCTTTCTCTCCCGTGGATTGTAGTTCTCTGTACGGGTGTGGACCTGAACATGACGCCGTAAGTGAGCCTGGAGAAAGAGGAGACTTCAGCGTTCATATCAATTGAATACAAATTTAATGATCCCCTCAGTGGCTGGGTGAGCAGTAGGCGTGCATGAAATTTGAAGAACCAAGCTAGCACACTGGAAATGCATGGCCTACCTGTCTGGTAAACTTGTAGCCACACTTTTCGCACTCAAACTTCCTCATGCCTTGATGGCGACGCACATGGACATGGAGCTGCTCGACGGCTGGCGGATAGCGGAGTAAACAAAACAATAAGAAAACATATGGCAAACTTGTCTTGTTCAACTGAAGTCGGGATGGAATCCCTTCTGGAAGCAATCTACTCATTAGGTGTGAAATTCCCAAACATTTTATAGCGCTAATGATAatgactcccgagtggcgcaacggtctaaggcactgcatcttagtgttagaggagtcactacagaccctggttcgattccaggctgtatcacaacaggccttGATTGCAAGTCCCAtaggcgatgcacaattggcccagcgttgtccgggttagggtttggccggggtaggccatcattgtaaataagaatttgttcttaacctgacttgcctagttaaataaaggctaaataaaatagaaaataaataatcTTAAGCCTGTTTTAGGCAAAGAACTTAGTACTACAAAGCTTTGTGTAAACTCAACATGACAGGAGAGAAATATATTTTAACTGTGGTGCCACAATCTCATGTGTCCATTCTCACCCTTGAAGGTCTTGCCACATATCTTGCAACAGTGAGGGCGGTCCTCCTGGTGCTTGCTGGCAACATGGCGGAGCATTGGTCCCTTCTCTGTGAAGCGCTGGTTACAGAACTCACAGCTGTAAGGTCGCTCTCCTGTGTGGGTTCGGTGGTGCTTGTCAAGACTGGCTGAAATCACACAATCAACAGACATAAGCATTGGCACAAGCACAATGTTGAGCATTGGAATAGACCATGTGAAAGCACACTGGATGTTAACGTGAGAGTTTGTGTTAGTCTGTGAGACAGAACCGGTGTATCTAAACGATTACTATGAGACTAAATCATAACATATGATCTGAGCAGCTATGTTTGTTGTTAGAAACGGGTTTGTCCTGCTCTGCCATCTACAGGGCCTAGTGAGAGGATGGCGGGCAAGAGGAAGTTGTTACCTTGTGTCCGGAAGGTCTTCCCACAGAGGTGGCACTGATggggcttctctccagtgtgaacCCGCAAGTGCATGTTAAGGTTAGCCTTCTGGGTGAACGCACGGTTGCAGTACTCACACACAAATGGACGCTCGTTTCTGAGAAATTAAGACAAACAGGGACGTCACATTATTTAACACGGCAGTAAGGCTGAGTCAAACAGTCTAGCTCCCCCATGGTAACAAACCCCTCTTCCACTACCATGGCCAGTCTCAGCCCCACCTGTGAATGGCTTTGATATGCATCTGCAGGCCGTGTCGGCTGGAGGCTCGATGGTCACACTCCTCACACACAAAGAGCTTCTCGCCGCGATGCTTGGACGCCTCATGCAGACGCAGCTCTGTTTTAGACAGGTATGCTTTGCTGCACAGAGAGCACTGTGGGAAAAAGTATTATCACAGGTTAGAAGGTGATCAGCAAGAAAGCAGTCATAAATCTTGACAATAATGCAGAAGGAATAAAGGATTGAATACATGAAAAAACAGACCAATTaacacaaaggagagagagagacaaagagacaaagagacagagagagagagagagagagagagagagagagagacttactgcATGTGGTTTGGGTGCACCGTGGATTTTGATTTCGTGACTTCTTAAATCTTTTTTATGCATGAACTGTTCCGAGCATGACGTACACTGAAATAGATACAAGATCAAGCGGTGACTCAATATGAGTTTGATACAAAACACACCAGAGAGATAAGTCTTACAATGTCAATTAATGACATGTTCACAGTACTGTGTATCgggcggcgggtagcctagtggttagaatgttgggccagtaactgaaaggttgctggatcgaatccccgagctgacaaggtaaaagtctgttattctgcccctaaacaaggcagttaacccactgttccccggtaggctgtcattgtaaataacaatttgttcttaactgacttgtctagttaaataaaaggttcaatttaaaaaataataataacaataatttgtGGTAGGTACTGGACCTTATTGGGCATTTCCCCTGTATGGGAGACCGTGTGCAGACGTAGATCCCCCAATCTGTCAAATGACATGTGGCATTGAAGGCAGTTGTGTACCTATAATAAAAACAagaatacacacatacagtacattagggAAAACCTAAAGCATTGAATCATTTATGgtatttcttattggacaagtcagTGGCCTTGGGGTTAGAATTTCCatcctgagattggaaggttgggagTTCAATCCCTGGCcaagtcataccaaagactgtaaaaatgggacCTGATGAGTTTCCGCTTGGCACTTAGCATTAAGGAGATTGGGGGTgaggccctgcgatagactagcgTCCGGTCCAggaggtgtacttgtacatcaagctgcctcacgctacacaAACAGGAGATCAGCTCCTGCCACATAAGGCTTTCCAGCGTGCATTAGCCAAGGCTTTTGCAAGGCTACTTACTTATTGGACATGTCAAGGTAGTCCCTCCCCTTTATGCTCAGTTTCCTTCCTATTGATGCCTAGTAAACAAGGCCTTGGTCCTGCTGGTCACTCACCACTTTTATTTTTTCACCACAGTTGCAGTTTCTGGCCTGGTGGTCCATCAGATTCTCCTTCCTGTAGTACCTCCTTCCACACTTAGAGCATGGAAAGGGCTTCTCACCTGTATGACACCTGAGGAACACAGGAAGAacagaaaccacacactattCACACTAGTCATTCAATAATACCGGTATTATTCATTATTCAGGTCTCTCTTGCTAAATATAAGTTATCTAAATAGGACACACCTGTAAAGACAAAGGTGGTTTAATATAGACATGGTGATTGGCAAAGTCAATACAACATGATAGCAGTTATGTATATACCTGTTGTGTACTTTGAGGTAATACTTGCTGAGGAAGGTCTTATTGCAGGTGGGGCACTGAACAGAGCCCTTTGTAGACCCCTTGGCTGCCCGTTCACCGTTCTCTTTATTGACAGCTTTGGTTGGTCCTTTACGTCTGCCTTTGGGGCTGGAGGAGGTAGGCAGCAGGGCATGGGGCACATACTCTTCATCAGTGTCCTCAGCTACCCCCTCCACCAAATCACCACCACCGCCATCATCATCATAGTCTTCTTCATCAAGAGGCTGCAGATGAGAATTAGCTTTGTAGCTCAAATCTGGTACAAGGTTGCCGAACACATCTGTTACCTGTCAAATAATCAAATACAATGAATCATCATCATCTCTACGGTCATTCATCACATCTTCTGGCCATCCACCTGCAACTGGGAGACAATATTTGATGCATCATATTGACAACTGTATAGTTCTAGTATAAAACCTACAAATCTGTAGGCACATTGTGTGGAGGGCCACACTCAATCTTACATTAACACTTTAGGATAAGGTAACATATTGTAGCCTACCTCTGTTGTATCTGTAGGCTGAGGGAGGCGTTGTCCCTCCTCCTCAGCCCCATCACTCCTATCCTTTAGGCTAATAACTAGTGGTGGAGTCCCCCTGCTAGTGGTCCCCACATGGGGCAGGAGACACACACCGGGGCCCTCTCCAAACGGTCTTCTGGAGGCCTTCACCCTACTCCCAGAGCGAGTTGTGATGGCAGTTGTGGTGGCGGTAGCTTCCAGACAATCCTTCTTACTTGTGCCGCTACTAGGGGTTTGGGATTTTTTGGGCCTCCCTCTTTTTTTAGGGGGCCTCCCTCTTTTTAGGGTGGCCTTGGTTCCTACATAAGTTACAGCTGAGATTGGCTGAAAATGATGGCTCAGAAGACATGCAGACTGCAGTCCTTCTGGAGAAACTGTCCCTTCTGTGGCAAACTGCTGACAAAGTGCGAGCGCATCTGGTACACATAGGCTGTCTGCAGCCTGTCGCACATTCTCCAGATTCAAAGAGTCAAGGTTTAACTCCCCGGTATAGAAAAAGTCTAGAAGCAGTTCCAGGCCATCAGTGGGGAACTCCTCTGGGAGGGAGACCTCCTTAACCATGGTGGTGGTTGGCTCGGACTCCTGAAACCGCCCACTGAAACAGGCCAGGATATTGCGATGGGCATTGTACACCCTCCCACCACCTCCTACAGTCAGTTTGGCATCACAGAACGAGCTGAGACTCCTCTGCTCATTCAGAAAGGACAAAACCCGTTGGGCATGGTTGCTACTCACCTTTGTATGCATTTCTCACCCTTGACAATAGATTGCTGCTTGCAAGGGACACTGGATTCAGTGTTATGCAGCTGAAAGGGTCATAAAACAGATGAAAATTCACAAAAACTGATAGAAAATAGTTTTATTTTATATTAATATCATTACGTTATTAGCATTTTTGAAAATGCAATAGCATCATCAGCAATTCATAATGTATAAATTAGTCCAGACCACAGATGAAGTGCATTTTTAGCTAGATATTCACTTTATGGGACATTTGCACAAGGGGTTGAGCAGTTTCAAATATACCAACATATGAGATAATTGAATAGTAAAATAAATAGAATTTGGTGAAGATTAGACACAGACAAATGTAATACTTAGACATTATTAGCCAACGTTAGGCCTATACCCCTAGCTAGCTACGCACCTCGACGTTTCAGACATTATACAGACGCTCCCTAAACTCATCTGTCCAGCAGAAACAGAGATGCGAGTCACCCTCACCTTTGCAGGATCCTGACATTCGTATCACTGCTATCAGTTGTCGGAATGGTGCAgtgaatataatataatttataaaAAGTTATTTTGACTAACGTCTCAGGAACATGAATTGCTTTCTTTTTAGTCCAGGCCAGGCGGTTGGTACCGGATGTGACGTTTAGGCTAGCGCCGTGCtgtgaaattgaattgaaatagTGTGTAATTTAGCATGTAAACATCACGTTTAAATTATACGATCGTATAGCTATAGAATTGCATTCGAGTTTATGTTCAGTTTTGTGGATGCATGGTCAGCTGTCTGTCTACTCCACAAGCAGCTAGctacgggtgtgttcgtaaattcaatatggagtgcacTTAGGACGTTCGTAAATTCATACCGTTGTCAGATTTTCctttcgtaaattcagagcgtttcgctctcggagcgtaCACCGGacgctctggctgaggagtagaGTTGATTCGAGCGTTCTGACcacacaacagcagtcaagcacccaagccagctacttccagacacaaattagAGAACACTTCACTCTTATCATTTTactttactcgccctagcagaggctagggctgttttcatgttatccagagctctGGTGTCTGTAACTATGCTGCTGGCAACCATTTAATTGCGTTTTTTGACGACGTTTACTGATAGCGGCCATATTCTACGGGTGTTGTGTTCGTAAATGTATAATTTACTCTGAAATTGGATTAAATAGCCAGAGCGAATATACGAACGCACCCTACGTGAACAGCTGAGCATGCGTGAACTCCTTGAAGGTTCATTATGTTTTAGCAATATCCCTAGTTACCACAGGAACAAAGTCAAAATGaccgtaaaaatgtatgaaaactaaaaatagctttttggtcttacgGGTACGGTTAGGCATAatattagcagtgtggttaaggttatgaTTATATTTCAATAAgagaaataggcggggtttagtCATAaatatgactttgtggctgtggtaatgAGCGGAGACTCGACATGTTTTGTTTTGACGGTGTAGTTGCTGGTTATTGTCACAAATGATCCCTATTTTAAGTATCTTAACTAATATGAGGTAGATAGCAAGCTCGTTTTGCAGTTAAATTGGAAGCGAACGCTGTAGCCGCTGGTGTTTATGGTGGGATGTCGGTTAGCCAAATAATGTAACTTTAATCAGATGGCGACTGGCTGCTTCACATGGTGGAACAGTTACGTTAGTTAACAATAAAGCAATGTGTCAACCTGATTTGCATTTGTTAGCTATAGGGGGCCGTCTAGCATCTTTCTGAGAATCAACGGAGAGGTACTGCTTGGTATCCAACTTTTGCTGATCAGGGTGTGAACGGGTATCCTAGTACTTCTTATGTCAGAGGATTTTGGAGTGAGTTAGAAGATTTTATTTTAAAAGAAACGACTATGGTCATGCAACAGAGTCAGGTACGTGCGCAGGCTTTTAGGCTACACTTTTGACTTTCCAGTGGCAACTACAATCCCAGCTATAAGCTGCCTGCCTCTTCTTTGTAGAGTTACTGTGACAAATGCTGATGtcaaaatggctttataaatacatttcattgataGAGAGACATCTGAGACAGCTCAGACTTGCTGGAAACACCGCTCTCTGGCATCGTTTACAAAATAGtctctaacactctactcagcaaactgtatgtagtctatcacaaggccatccgttttgtcaccaaagccccatatactaccaccCACTGCGAcgtgtatgctctagttggctggccctcactacatattcgtcgccaaacccattggctccaggtcatctgtaagtctttgctaggtaaatttTCGCCTTATCTGAGCTCACTggtaaccatagcaacacccacccgatTTCTCttctattatgttattgactaagtttgtttatgtgtaactctgtgttgttgtttttgtcacactgctttgctttatcttggccaggtcgcggttgtaaatgagaacttgttctcaactggcctacctggttaaataaaggtgacatttgTTTTTGTATGACCCCACTGAGGAAAACAGCCGGAGGCATGTTGATGTCACAGACCTGCAGGGAGGCTCTCAGCAGCGTTGTTAACGCTTGTGCAGGTAAACACGCACACAGCCCTGCTATCTTAGCATGACACACAGGTCCCCTTCAGTCCTTTTCTATAGACAAGCATGTTCCGTTGTAGTGGTATtgttagagaggggtaaagataAAGATTtgagaatactggttgaggggatgtagttaattattccttgcccacgaacattcgaccacccatcagacaagattgcaatacagtctgatttctctatgatttgcttgaccttcacttgaactctgcatccagcaaatgagaaAATAAAGCATGTCtagttggaggggtgtatgctagGAAAATAtaattcagaaatctcttccaatacacatagcctgtgagcatcagaggtgaaccagctgcatacacagcttgagccagacattcatcagcatttctgactacgttcctccattgagtaaaaACAACAACTTCTGATTCCatgaggaccatgagctgttgctatcgataaggtgtctgattcatcattttcacctggaatagaagtagagggacttttgtcagaggttgcttgttgtgagcgctgagggaacttgatgcacttggccagatgattctgcatctttgtggcattcttcacatatgatttggcacagtatttgcaaatgtacacagcttttccttctacattggCTGCAGTGAATTGTcttcacacatcagatagtgcccatgggcattttcctgtaaagattagaaaataaatgagtaaaaaaaacagagaaatagttaagcagttacaTTAAACAACTCATTTGtaagatttttttaaaaattaaatatgTATGGAAataggtgaattaacactcagttAGCAGCCTCAaacaagctaaaacccacatggtagcaaaaactaactagcataaattgttaacaagttagaaatgatttagcacactttgctgtaggctactatgtACTCATTAACAAAAcatcatgtatgtcatataacatatatttaccccacccagtattgtaatcaaaacttaccagaaagcatgtagtccttggctcaaacagtgtagtagtgtggactCAATAGCATCTTAttgtgtgcaagatcttgagaattaGCTGTACGTGtaatggaagagtgcactgcacatgtgactGAAGAATGAgttgtgcatgcagagggttacAATTCTATTGAATTGGGGGTAGTTTAACCAAAataatatgccacaagacctacaattgccttgtgtatcccacaaaaaaggttcactgtaaTAAggtaacttttttgatgaatttaagcaaaattccagGGCTAagcttcccatggaaaatttccagaaaaaaatcctgaaatttatCAGAAAGATTCCGAACCTTTTAACCCTAGTTGCTACTTATCCATGCGATCAATGACAGGAGCGGTCCCAAAACATTCCAAACACGATGAGCAGTAACACCGGCAGTAAAAACTGTCGATTGACTTCAACACTTTACAAACTAAGCACACTGAAAACAAACACGACTTTCGCAAAGAGTTGCACACACTGTCAAAACTGCCGCGCCAACCGAGAGCCCCACACAGAGCCGGAAGAGCTATTTGGAAGAGCTATCTTTAGTTCCTCCGTCCTGACTGCTGATGCACTCTTAAAGTTGCAGTGCACGGTGAAGGCTCCGTACAAGATTTCGCCACAACGTTTTATTCCACATGAGGGATACTGAGATGTTTTAACTAGATTACTTATTGATTGTTATTTTCCATCTACAGAGGAGCTAGATGGCTTTCCAGTTATTCTAGTATGTGGTGCTAAGAATGTTGGGAAGTCCACCTTCAACCGTCACTTCATCAGTACCTTACTAAACCAGTAAGTAGTGTTTGttactttgtttgtttggttGAAAGGTTCTGCAGTGATACAATGCCCATAGgaataaccgtgtgtgtgtgtgtgtgtgtgtgtgtgtgtgtgtgtgtgtgtgtgtgcacttgcgcAGCACTGCAAGTGTAGAATACCTGGAGTGTGACCTGGGCCAGACAGAGTTCACTCCCTCAggttgtctctccctgtctactgTTAGAGAGCCACTGCTGGGTATGTACTGTACTGCCTTccatcacaaatcaaatcaaatttatatttgtcacatacacatggttagcagatgttaatgcgagtgtagcgaaatgcttgtgcttctagttccgacaatgcagtaataaccaacaagtaatctaactaacaattccaaaactactgtcttatacacagtgtaaggagataaagaatatgtacataaagatatatgaatgagtgatagtacagagcagcataggcaagatacagtagatggtatcgagtacagtatatacatatgagatgagtatgtaaacaaagtggcatagttaaagtggctagtgatacatgtattacataaggatgcagtagatgatatagagtacagtatatacgtatgcatatgagatgaataatgtagggtatgtaacattatattaggtagcattgtttaaagtggctagtgatatattttacatcatttcccatcaattcccattattaaagtggctggagttgagtcagtgtcagtgtgttggcagcagccactcaatgttagtggtggctgtttaacagtctgatggccttgagatagaagctgtttttcagtctctcggtcacagctttgatgcacctgtactgacctcgccttctggatgatagcggggtgaacaggcagtggctcgggtggttgttgtccttgatgatctt carries:
- the LOC112216291 gene encoding telomere zinc finger-associated protein, which translates into the protein MVKEVSLPEEFPTDGLELLLDFFYTGELNLDSLNLENVRQAADSLCVPDALALCQQFATEGTVSPEGLQSACLLSHHFQPISAVTYVGTKATLKRGRPPKKRGRPKKSQTPSSGTSKKDCLEATATTTAITTRSGSRVKASRRPFGEGPGVCLLPHVGTTSRGTPPLVISLKDRSDGAEEEGQRLPQPTDTTEVTDVFGNLVPDLSYKANSHLQPLDEEDYDDDGGGGDLVEGVAEDTDEEYVPHALLPTSSSPKGRRKGPTKAVNKENGERAAKGSTKGSVQCPTCNKTFLSKYYLKVHNRCHTGEKPFPCSKCGRRYYRKENLMDHQARNCNCGEKIKVVHNCLQCHMSFDRLGDLRLHTVSHTGEMPNKCTSCSEQFMHKKDLRSHEIKIHGAPKPHACSLCSKAYLSKTELRLHEASKHRGEKLFVCEECDHRASSRHGLQMHIKAIHRNERPFVCEYCNRAFTQKANLNMHLRVHTGEKPHQCHLCGKTFRTQASLDKHHRTHTGERPYSCEFCNQRFTEKGPMLRHVASKHQEDRPHCCKICGKTFKAVEQLHVHVRRHQGMRKFECEKCGYKFTRQAHLRRHVQVHTRTENYNPRERKLRNLIVKDVGLQDETSPSQIPPTEKETPEGPAPVSGPSVPVSVPVSGPIPGPGTVLGASDILRVVIQPLTEEVVSSQGQIDVGFNQDQVGFTQVGVAQGHGQVDVMSISQGLGMTGHSFNVTDVMEQTLLVADYPIPETTVELEDIQEDPPAKSKA